A stretch of the Malus domestica chromosome 08, GDT2T_hap1 genome encodes the following:
- the LOC103428808 gene encoding serine carboxypeptidase 1-like isoform X3 yields the protein MNLSLLTCLLLLSSYQLTFLLISCNANQIDNLNKLIKSRKSANPPRADLWDGSNVADDQFSPVYVGFQNGLKEADKIGSLPGQPQGVNFDQYAGYVTVDQKAGRALFYYFVESPQDSSTKPLVLWLNGGPGCSSFGYGAMEELGPFRVNNDRKTLFRNDYAWNNVANVIFLESPAGVGFSYSNTTSDYGDVGDKRTAEDSYKFLVNWLERFPQYKTRDFFITGESYAGHYVPQLASTILLNNKVTNQTKINLKGIAIGNAWIDDSTGELGIYDYVWTHSMNSDETNAGIHKYCDFSSGNFSSACDKYRSQVGEELGNVDIYNIYAPLCKTSEPTKSLSKSSIDDFDPCSDKYVGTYLNLKEVQAALHAKPTEWSACGGVGWTDSPTTILPTIKQLIASGISLWIYSGDTDGRVPVTSSRYAIKTFKLPLQTPWRAWYSNGQTKPQ from the exons ATGAATCTTTCACTCCTTACATGTTTGCTTCTCCTCTCCAGCTACCAGTTAACCTTTCTCCTCATATCATGCAACGCGAACCAAATCGACAACCTCAACAAGTTGATTAAGTCTCGCAAATCTGCGAATCCTCCTCGGGCAGACTTATGGGATGGCTCAAATGTTGCAGATGACCAATTTTCACCAGTTTATGTTGGATTCCAAAATGGTTTGAAGGAAGCTGATAAGATTGGTTCTTTGCCAGGACAACCTCAAGGCGTAAACTTTGACCAATATGCAGGGTATGTTACTGTGGACCAGAAAGCCGGGAGAGCATTGTTCTACTACTTTGTAGAGTCGCCCCAGGATTCATCAACTAAACCTTTGGTGCTATGGTTAAATGGAG GACCAGGATGCTCATCTTTTGGATATGGAGCCATGGAAGAACTTGGACCCTTCAGAGTCAACAATGATAGAAAAACACTATTCAGAAATGACTATGCTTGGAACAACG TGGCAAACGTGATCTTCTTGGAGTCACCAGCAGGAGTTGGGTTCTCATATTCAAACACAACATCCGACTATGGAGACGTGGGTGACAAGAGAACAGCAGAGGACTCCTACAAATTTCTTGTAAACTGGCTGGAGAGATTTCCCCAATATAAAACCAGAGACTTCTTCATCACCGGAGAGAGCTACGCCGGTCATTACGTGCCTCAACTTGCCTCCACCATTCTCTTAAACAACAAAGtcacaaatcaaacaaaaatcaaTCTCAAAGGAATTGCA ATTGGAAATGCTTGGATCGATGATAGTACTGGTGAACTGGGGATTTACGATTATGTGTGGACACATTCTATGAATTCCGACGAGACGAATGCAGGGATACACAaatattgtgatttttcttCGGGCAATTTCTCCAGCGCATGTGACAAATATCGAAGTCAAGTTGGGGAGGAGCTTGGAAATGTTGATATTTACAACATTTATGCTCCCCTTTGCAAAACATCAGAACCCACTAAATCTCTCTCAAAATCTTCT ATTGATGATTTTGATCCATGCTCTGACAAGTATGTGGGAACCTATCTAAATCTTAAGGAGGTTCAAGCGGCTCTTCATGCAAAACCTACAGAGTGGTCAGCTTGCGG TGGAGTTGGATGGACAGACAGCCCAACCACCATTCTACCCACCATAAAGCAGCTTATAGCAAGCGGGATAAGTTTATGGATATACAG TGGAGATACTGATGGGAGAGTACCAGTCACATCTTCAAGATACGCCATAAAGACTTTCAAATTGCCTCTACAAACTCCATGGCGAGCCTGGTATTCAAATGGACAG
- the LOC103428808 gene encoding serine carboxypeptidase 1-like isoform X1: protein MNLSLLTCLLLLSSYQLTFLLISCNANQIDNLNKLIKSRKSANPPRADLWDGSNVADDQFSPVYVGFQNGLKEADKIGSLPGQPQGVNFDQYAGYVTVDQKAGRALFYYFVESPQDSSTKPLVLWLNGGPGCSSFGYGAMEELGPFRVNNDRKTLFRNDYAWNNVANVIFLESPAGVGFSYSNTTSDYGDVGDKRTAEDSYKFLVNWLERFPQYKTRDFFITGESYAGHYVPQLASTILLNNKVTNQTKINLKGIAIGNAWIDDSTGELGIYDYVWTHSMNSDETNAGIHKYCDFSSGNFSSACDKYRSQVGEELGNVDIYNIYAPLCKTSEPTKSLSKSSIDDFDPCSDKYVGTYLNLKEVQAALHAKPTEWSACGGVGWTDSPTTILPTIKQLIASGISLWIYSGDTDGRVPVTSSRYAIKTFKLPLQTPWRAWYSNGQVGGYVAGYKGLTFTTIRGAGHMVPSYQPQRSLTFISSFLQGKLPPSS from the exons ATGAATCTTTCACTCCTTACATGTTTGCTTCTCCTCTCCAGCTACCAGTTAACCTTTCTCCTCATATCATGCAACGCGAACCAAATCGACAACCTCAACAAGTTGATTAAGTCTCGCAAATCTGCGAATCCTCCTCGGGCAGACTTATGGGATGGCTCAAATGTTGCAGATGACCAATTTTCACCAGTTTATGTTGGATTCCAAAATGGTTTGAAGGAAGCTGATAAGATTGGTTCTTTGCCAGGACAACCTCAAGGCGTAAACTTTGACCAATATGCAGGGTATGTTACTGTGGACCAGAAAGCCGGGAGAGCATTGTTCTACTACTTTGTAGAGTCGCCCCAGGATTCATCAACTAAACCTTTGGTGCTATGGTTAAATGGAG GACCAGGATGCTCATCTTTTGGATATGGAGCCATGGAAGAACTTGGACCCTTCAGAGTCAACAATGATAGAAAAACACTATTCAGAAATGACTATGCTTGGAACAACG TGGCAAACGTGATCTTCTTGGAGTCACCAGCAGGAGTTGGGTTCTCATATTCAAACACAACATCCGACTATGGAGACGTGGGTGACAAGAGAACAGCAGAGGACTCCTACAAATTTCTTGTAAACTGGCTGGAGAGATTTCCCCAATATAAAACCAGAGACTTCTTCATCACCGGAGAGAGCTACGCCGGTCATTACGTGCCTCAACTTGCCTCCACCATTCTCTTAAACAACAAAGtcacaaatcaaacaaaaatcaaTCTCAAAGGAATTGCA ATTGGAAATGCTTGGATCGATGATAGTACTGGTGAACTGGGGATTTACGATTATGTGTGGACACATTCTATGAATTCCGACGAGACGAATGCAGGGATACACAaatattgtgatttttcttCGGGCAATTTCTCCAGCGCATGTGACAAATATCGAAGTCAAGTTGGGGAGGAGCTTGGAAATGTTGATATTTACAACATTTATGCTCCCCTTTGCAAAACATCAGAACCCACTAAATCTCTCTCAAAATCTTCT ATTGATGATTTTGATCCATGCTCTGACAAGTATGTGGGAACCTATCTAAATCTTAAGGAGGTTCAAGCGGCTCTTCATGCAAAACCTACAGAGTGGTCAGCTTGCGG TGGAGTTGGATGGACAGACAGCCCAACCACCATTCTACCCACCATAAAGCAGCTTATAGCAAGCGGGATAAGTTTATGGATATACAG TGGAGATACTGATGGGAGAGTACCAGTCACATCTTCAAGATACGCCATAAAGACTTTCAAATTGCCTCTACAAACTCCATGGCGAGCCTGGTATTCAAATGGACAG
- the LOC103428808 gene encoding serine carboxypeptidase 1-like isoform X2: MNLSLLTCLLLLSSYQLTFLLISCNANQIDNLNKLIKSRKSANPPRADLWDGSNVADDQFSPVYVGFQNGLKEADKIGSLPGQPQGVNFDQYAGYVTVDQKAGRALFYYFVESPQDSSTKPLVLWLNGGPGCSSFGYGAMEELGPFRVNNDRKTLFRNDYAWNNVANVIFLESPAGVGFSYSNTTSDYGDVGDKRTAEDSYKFLVNWLERFPQYKTRDFFITGESYAGHYVPQLASTILLNNKVTNQTKINLKGIAIGNAWIDDSTGELGIYDYVWTHSMNSDETNAGIHKYCDFSSGNFSSACDKYRSQVGEELGNVDIYNIYAPLCKTSEPTKSLSKSSIDDFDPCSDKYVGTYLNLKEVQAALHAKPTEWSACGGVGWTDSPTTILPTIKQLIASGISLWIYSGDTDGRVPVTSSRYAIKTFKLPLQTPWRAWYSNGQVVHSRCLIISHSQFFNERLQW, from the exons ATGAATCTTTCACTCCTTACATGTTTGCTTCTCCTCTCCAGCTACCAGTTAACCTTTCTCCTCATATCATGCAACGCGAACCAAATCGACAACCTCAACAAGTTGATTAAGTCTCGCAAATCTGCGAATCCTCCTCGGGCAGACTTATGGGATGGCTCAAATGTTGCAGATGACCAATTTTCACCAGTTTATGTTGGATTCCAAAATGGTTTGAAGGAAGCTGATAAGATTGGTTCTTTGCCAGGACAACCTCAAGGCGTAAACTTTGACCAATATGCAGGGTATGTTACTGTGGACCAGAAAGCCGGGAGAGCATTGTTCTACTACTTTGTAGAGTCGCCCCAGGATTCATCAACTAAACCTTTGGTGCTATGGTTAAATGGAG GACCAGGATGCTCATCTTTTGGATATGGAGCCATGGAAGAACTTGGACCCTTCAGAGTCAACAATGATAGAAAAACACTATTCAGAAATGACTATGCTTGGAACAACG TGGCAAACGTGATCTTCTTGGAGTCACCAGCAGGAGTTGGGTTCTCATATTCAAACACAACATCCGACTATGGAGACGTGGGTGACAAGAGAACAGCAGAGGACTCCTACAAATTTCTTGTAAACTGGCTGGAGAGATTTCCCCAATATAAAACCAGAGACTTCTTCATCACCGGAGAGAGCTACGCCGGTCATTACGTGCCTCAACTTGCCTCCACCATTCTCTTAAACAACAAAGtcacaaatcaaacaaaaatcaaTCTCAAAGGAATTGCA ATTGGAAATGCTTGGATCGATGATAGTACTGGTGAACTGGGGATTTACGATTATGTGTGGACACATTCTATGAATTCCGACGAGACGAATGCAGGGATACACAaatattgtgatttttcttCGGGCAATTTCTCCAGCGCATGTGACAAATATCGAAGTCAAGTTGGGGAGGAGCTTGGAAATGTTGATATTTACAACATTTATGCTCCCCTTTGCAAAACATCAGAACCCACTAAATCTCTCTCAAAATCTTCT ATTGATGATTTTGATCCATGCTCTGACAAGTATGTGGGAACCTATCTAAATCTTAAGGAGGTTCAAGCGGCTCTTCATGCAAAACCTACAGAGTGGTCAGCTTGCGG TGGAGTTGGATGGACAGACAGCCCAACCACCATTCTACCCACCATAAAGCAGCTTATAGCAAGCGGGATAAGTTTATGGATATACAG TGGAGATACTGATGGGAGAGTACCAGTCACATCTTCAAGATACGCCATAAAGACTTTCAAATTGCCTCTACAAACTCCATGGCGAGCCTGGTATTCAAATGGACAG